Proteins from a genomic interval of Crassostrea angulata isolate pt1a10 chromosome 7, ASM2561291v2, whole genome shotgun sequence:
- the LOC128157400 gene encoding arylsulfatase B-like: MDLPKWLILWLFAVCQITIQLGLGAAIQKPNIIFIAVDDMGNNDIGYNNPEVDTPNLDYLAKNGVILESNYVYPVCSPSRAAFMTGRYAHKIGFQRGPVEHKQPAYIESNYKTVAEKLTTNYGYAAHMIGKWHLGYCKDAVTPTNRGFDSFYGFYGGQENYYTYTSARYKDFRDNLTAVTPQNPNYPREDVDGYSTFEYKKRAIEIVGNHDKSVPLFLYLAFQAPHSPLQAPQELKDKYPGDWTYTDLDGSTKTTSRATFYAMVTAVDQAVGEVYTEMETQGLLDNAIIVFTSDNGGQPSQGGFNNPYRGAKGTFYEGGVRVPGFVYSKNLLTQSGYRHQGLLHASDWLPTFISLAGGSADLTTDIDLTSIDGVDQTQMLLNNGESARSKLILNIYDLERPSTIYGIVKQYGPEVWKYVQGDIGRRGIVYTASKSSRKRSNIQRLGRAEERTQRTINRKRTQKALTREHTQRAINDKYLFAISVDASETYNLYGDSASEIQAIQADLEAEIEAEKLVAVPPMNPYDCSNPNNLLDGFWSAGPGEGWCGCSP; the protein is encoded by the exons ATGGATTTGCCAAAGTGGCTCATTCTATGGCTCTTTGCGGTGTGCCAGATAACAATACAATTAGGTCTAGGAGCAGCAATTCAAAAACCAAACATCATTTTCATCGCTGTTGACGACATGG GTAATAATGACATTGGCTACAACAATCCCGAGGTAGACACCCCGAATTTGGATTATCTGGCGAAAAATGGCGTTATATTGGAGTCAAACTACGTGTATCCAGTCTGTAGCCC GTCCAGAGCTGCATTCATGACAGGAAGATACGCACATAAAATTGGATTTCAG cgcGGTCCTGTGGAGCACAAACAGCCCGCATATATTGAAAGCAACTACAAAACGGTAGCAGAGAAACTGACCACGAATTATGGCTACGCAGCTCACATGATTGGCAA ATGGCATTTGGGATACTGTAAGGACGCCGTGACTCCGACGAACCGAGGGTTCGACTCCTTTTACGGATTCTATGGCGGTCAAGAAAATTACTACACATACACTTCTG CGAGATATAAGGACTTCAGGGACAATCTTACGGCAGTAACTCCTCAGAACCCTAACTATCCCAGGGAAGATGTGGATGGCTACTCAACA TTCGAGTACAAGAAGCGGGCCATCGAGATAGTAGGGAACCACGACAAATCGGTGCCATTGTTTCTATACTTAGCTTTCCAAGCGCCCCACTCACCTCTACAG GCACCCCAAGAACTGAAGGACAAGTATCCTGGGGACTGGACCTACACCGACTTGGACGGATCTACTAAAACCACGAGCCGAGCCACATTCTACG CTATGGTTACTGCAGTAGACCAGGCCGTTGGCGAAGTTTACACAGAGATGGAAACACAGGGACTCTTGGACAATGCCATCATCGTGTTTACTTCTGAT AATGGTGGCCAGCCGAGTCAAGGAGGATTTAACAATCCCTACAGGGGCGCTAAGGGAACCTTCTACGAAGGAGGGGTCCGAGTGCCCGGATTTGTCTACAGCAAGAATCTGCTGACACAATCAGGCTACAGACACCAAGG ACTGCTGCATGCTAGTGACTGGTTGCCTACGTTTATCAGTCTAGCTGGAGGAAGCGCAG ATTTGACAACGGACATTGATTTGACGAGTATTGACGGTGTGGACCAAACTCAAATGTTGCTGAACAACGGAGAGTCTGCCAGATCTAAATTAATTCTGAATATATATGATCTAGAACGCCCCTCAACCATATATGGAATCGT AAAACAATATGGACCAGAAGTTTGGAAATACGTTCAGGGAGACATTGGCAGACGAGGAATAGTGTACACTGCATCCAAGTCTAGCAGGAAGAGATCCAACATACAGAGACTCGGGCGGGCCGAAGAGAGGACCCAGAGGACCATAAACAGAAAAAGGACCCAGAAGGCCTTAACTAGGGAACATACCCAGAGGGCCATCAATGACAAGTATCTCTTCGCTATTTCTG TTGATGCTTCCGAGACCTATAACTTGTATGGAGACTCCGCATCGGAAATCCAGGCCATCCAGGCAGACTTGGAAGCCGAGATAGAGGCAGAGAAGTTAGTAGCTGTCCCTCCAATGAATCCGTACGACTGTAGCAACCCCAACAACCTGCTGGACGGCTTCTGGTCGGCGGGGCCCGGGGAGGGGTGGTGCGGCTGTAGCCCATAG